The following proteins come from a genomic window of Streptomyces sp. GS7:
- the hemE gene encoding uroporphyrinogen decarboxylase, with protein sequence MGQQQTATYDSAFLKACRREPVPHTPVWFMRQAGRSLPEYRKVREGTAMLDSCMQPELVTEITLQPVRRHGVDAAIYFSDIVVPLKAIGVDLDIKPGIGPVVENPIRTRADLERLRALEPGDVPYVTEAIGMLTRELGGTPLIGFAGAPFTLASYLVEGGPSRNHEHTKALMYGDPQLWADLLDRLADITAAFLKVQIEAGASAVQLFDSWVGALAPADYRRSVMPASRKVFDAVASYGVPRIHFGVGTGELLGLLGEAGADVVGVDWRVPLDEAARRVGPGKALQGNLDPAVLFAPREAVETKAREVLDAAAGLEGHVFNLGHGVLPNTDPEALTRLVEYVHTQTAR encoded by the coding sequence GTGGGCCAGCAGCAGACCGCGACGTACGACTCGGCATTCCTCAAGGCGTGCCGGCGCGAGCCGGTGCCGCACACGCCGGTGTGGTTCATGCGCCAGGCCGGGCGCTCGCTGCCGGAGTACCGCAAGGTCCGCGAGGGCACCGCGATGCTCGACTCCTGCATGCAGCCGGAGCTCGTCACCGAGATCACGCTCCAGCCCGTGCGCCGGCACGGTGTCGACGCCGCCATCTACTTCAGCGACATCGTCGTCCCCCTCAAGGCCATCGGCGTCGACCTCGACATCAAGCCCGGCATCGGCCCGGTCGTCGAGAACCCGATCCGCACCCGCGCCGACCTGGAGCGGCTGCGCGCCCTGGAGCCCGGCGACGTCCCGTACGTCACCGAGGCCATCGGGATGCTCACCCGCGAACTGGGCGGCACCCCCCTGATCGGCTTCGCGGGCGCGCCGTTCACCCTCGCCAGCTACCTCGTCGAGGGCGGCCCGTCCCGCAACCACGAGCACACCAAGGCCCTGATGTACGGCGACCCGCAGCTGTGGGCCGACCTGCTCGACCGGCTCGCGGACATCACCGCGGCGTTCCTGAAGGTCCAGATCGAGGCCGGCGCGAGCGCCGTGCAGCTCTTCGACTCCTGGGTCGGCGCGCTCGCCCCCGCCGACTACCGGCGCTCCGTCATGCCCGCCTCCCGCAAGGTCTTCGACGCGGTCGCCTCCTACGGCGTCCCCCGGATCCACTTCGGCGTCGGCACCGGCGAACTCCTCGGCCTGCTGGGCGAGGCGGGCGCCGACGTGGTCGGCGTCGACTGGCGGGTCCCGCTGGACGAGGCGGCCCGCCGGGTCGGCCCCGGCAAGGCGCTCCAGGGCAACCTCGACCCGGCCGTCCTCTTCGCCCCGCGCGAGGCCGTCGAGACCAAGGCCCGCGAGGTGCTGGACGCGGCGGCGGGCCTGGAGGGCCATGTCTTCAACCTCGGCCACGGCGTGCTGCCGAACACCGACCCGGAGGCGCTGACCCGGCTCGTCGAGTACGTCCACACGCAGACCGCGCGCTGA
- a CDS encoding DUF3000 domain-containing protein — MAAAHEHLADSADETPIPFRKAVEALRAARLRPEIEIDPTPAPKRLAPFAYALEAAVVEREAGPGGEDKDLADGRLVVLHQPAGDDTWQGTFRLVTLARAELEPEMGADPLLPEVSWSWLTGALEARGVRYGAPSGTVTRAGSHYFGGLAAREPATQIEIRASWTPTEGPGGVPDLAAHLSAWCDLLCQVAGLPPTPLDPAPRGGVVPLPQRRGPQPH; from the coding sequence ATGGCTGCGGCTCACGAACACCTCGCGGACAGCGCGGACGAGACCCCGATCCCCTTCCGCAAGGCGGTCGAGGCGCTCCGGGCGGCACGACTGCGGCCGGAGATCGAGATCGACCCGACCCCCGCGCCGAAACGGCTCGCCCCTTTCGCGTACGCGCTGGAGGCCGCCGTGGTCGAGCGCGAGGCGGGACCGGGCGGGGAGGACAAGGACCTGGCGGACGGGCGGCTGGTGGTGCTGCACCAGCCCGCCGGCGACGACACCTGGCAGGGCACGTTCCGGCTGGTGACGCTGGCGCGCGCGGAGCTGGAGCCGGAGATGGGCGCCGATCCGCTGCTGCCGGAGGTGTCGTGGTCCTGGCTCACCGGCGCGCTGGAAGCGCGCGGCGTGCGTTACGGGGCGCCCAGCGGCACGGTCACGCGGGCCGGGTCGCACTACTTCGGCGGGCTGGCGGCGCGGGAGCCGGCGACCCAGATCGAGATCCGGGCTTCCTGGACGCCGACCGAGGGGCCGGGTGGGGTGCCGGATCTGGCGGCGCACCTGTCCGCGTGGTGCGATCTGCTGTGCCAGGTGGCCGGGCTGCCGCCGACCCCGCTCGACCCGGCGCCGCGCGGCGGTGTCGTACCGCTCCCCCAGCGGCGCGGTCCGCAGCCCCACTGA
- a CDS encoding response regulator transcription factor, translating into MSVLLEQPSSLVAYRPNKPTAMVVVADPRVRSTVTRHLWALGVRDVIEASSIAEARPRVGNPRDICVADVHLPDGSGLTLLSETRAAGWPNGLALSAADDIGAVRNALAGGVKGYVVTGTRTNLGLPGRPGAAPIGANAARMQRRPPGAPGHPGGYRELSGREVEVLRLVAEGQSNKAIGVSMGLSALTVKSHLARIARKLGTGDRAGMVAVALRTGIIH; encoded by the coding sequence GTGTCAGTTCTCCTTGAGCAACCTTCGAGCCTGGTCGCCTACCGCCCGAACAAGCCGACCGCCATGGTCGTCGTGGCCGACCCTCGTGTCCGCTCCACCGTCACCCGCCACCTGTGGGCCCTCGGAGTACGTGACGTGATCGAGGCGTCGTCCATCGCGGAGGCCCGTCCCCGCGTCGGCAACCCGCGCGACATCTGCGTTGCCGACGTCCACCTTCCCGACGGCTCCGGCCTCACGCTGCTGTCCGAGACGCGGGCGGCCGGCTGGCCCAACGGTCTCGCGCTGTCCGCCGCGGACGACATCGGCGCCGTACGCAACGCCCTCGCCGGCGGCGTCAAGGGCTATGTCGTCACCGGTACCCGCACCAACCTCGGCCTGCCGGGACGGCCGGGCGCCGCGCCCATCGGCGCCAACGCCGCCCGGATGCAGCGCCGCCCTCCGGGCGCGCCCGGACACCCCGGCGGCTACCGCGAGCTGTCGGGGCGCGAGGTCGAGGTGTTGCGGCTGGTGGCGGAGGGCCAGTCCAACAAGGCCATCGGCGTGTCGATGGGGCTGTCGGCACTGACCGTCAAGAGCCACCTCGCCCGCATCGCCCGCAAGCTGGGAACCGGCGACCGGGCCGGAATGGTGGCGGTGGCCCTGCGCACCGGCATCATCCACTGA
- a CDS encoding ribonuclease D — protein sequence MTDAQKTAADTTLRAPGDSPPDSRPAPVPLLEPREGIPPVTATTEALAEVVAAFAAGRGPVAVDAERASGYRYGQRAYLVQLRREGAGSVLIDPVGCPDLSSLGEAVAGAEWVLHAATQDLPCLRDIGMVPTRLFDTELAGRLAGFARVGLGAMVENVLGYALEKGHSAVDWSTRPLPDPWLRYAALDVELLVDLRDALEEELERQGKLEWARQEFAAIAAAPPPPPRKDPWRRTSGMHKVRRRRQMAVVRELWTTRDQVAQRRDVSPGKVLGDGAIVEAALHLPPNSHALAALPGFGHRMGRRQLEQWQAAVDRARALPDSELPQPGQPLNGPPPPRSWADKDPAAAARLSAARAAVTALAERLSLPQENLITPDTVRRLCWEPPARPTEDAVAGILAGHGARPWQVDQVAPILTEALLTNGE from the coding sequence GTGACCGACGCCCAAAAGACCGCAGCAGACACGACACTGCGAGCACCCGGAGACTCGCCTCCGGATTCCCGACCGGCGCCGGTACCCCTACTGGAACCCCGCGAAGGCATCCCCCCGGTAACCGCCACCACCGAGGCGCTCGCCGAGGTCGTGGCCGCCTTCGCCGCCGGCCGCGGCCCCGTCGCCGTCGATGCCGAGCGCGCCTCGGGATACCGCTACGGCCAGCGCGCCTACCTCGTCCAGCTGCGCCGCGAGGGCGCCGGCAGCGTGCTGATCGACCCGGTCGGCTGCCCCGATCTCTCCTCGCTCGGCGAGGCGGTCGCCGGCGCCGAGTGGGTGCTGCACGCCGCCACCCAGGACCTGCCCTGCCTGCGCGACATAGGGATGGTCCCCACCCGGCTGTTCGACACCGAGCTGGCCGGGCGGCTGGCCGGCTTCGCCCGGGTGGGCCTCGGCGCCATGGTCGAGAACGTCCTCGGCTACGCCCTGGAGAAGGGCCACTCCGCCGTCGACTGGTCCACCCGCCCGCTGCCCGATCCCTGGCTGCGCTACGCCGCGCTCGACGTCGAGCTGCTGGTGGACCTGCGCGACGCGCTGGAGGAGGAGCTGGAGCGGCAGGGGAAGCTGGAGTGGGCCCGGCAGGAGTTCGCCGCCATCGCCGCCGCTCCCCCGCCGCCGCCCCGCAAGGACCCCTGGCGCCGTACGTCCGGGATGCACAAGGTCCGCCGGCGCCGGCAGATGGCGGTCGTACGGGAGCTGTGGACCACCCGCGACCAGGTCGCCCAGCGGCGCGACGTGTCGCCGGGCAAGGTGCTCGGCGACGGCGCGATCGTGGAGGCGGCGCTGCATCTGCCGCCGAACAGCCATGCGCTGGCCGCGCTGCCCGGCTTCGGGCACCGGATGGGCCGGCGCCAGCTGGAGCAGTGGCAGGCCGCCGTCGACCGCGCCCGGGCGCTGCCGGACAGCGAGCTGCCGCAGCCCGGCCAGCCGCTCAACGGCCCGCCGCCGCCCCGCTCGTGGGCCGACAAGGACCCCGCGGCGGCGGCCCGGCTGTCGGCCGCGCGGGCCGCGGTGACGGCGCTGGCCGAGCGCCTGAGCCTCCCGCAGGAGAACCTGATCACCCCGGACACGGTGCGCCGGCTGTGCTGGGAGCCGCCGGCCCGCCCCACCGAGGATGCGGTCGCCGGGATCCTGGCCGGGCACGGCGCCCGCCCCTGGCAGGTCGACCAGGTCGCTCCGATCCTCACCGAGGCGCTGCTGACGAACGGCGAGTGA
- a CDS encoding thiolase family protein, protein MPRTARDVVFVDGVRTPFGKAGPKGIYHETRADDLVVKCIRELLRRNPDLDPARIDEVALAATTQIGDQGLTLGRTAAILAGLPQSVPGFSVDRMCAGAMTAVTSVAGGVSFGAYDIAVAGGVEHMGRHPMGEGVDPNPRFVSEKLVDQSALFMGMTAENLHDRLPHITKQRADEYAVRSQEKAAKAYADGKIQADLVPISVRRTNAEAGETGWGLATADEPMRPGTTLENLAGLKTPFRPHGRVTAGNAAGLNDGATASLIAAEDVARELGLPVKMRLVDYAFAGVEPEVMGIGPVPATQKALAKAGLTIDDIGLFEINEAFAVQVLSLLDHYGIDDDDPRVNQYGGAIAFGHPLASSGVRLMTQLARQFEEQPEVRYGITTMCVGFGMGGTVIWENPHFEGNK, encoded by the coding sequence GTGCCTCGTACCGCTAGGGACGTCGTCTTCGTCGACGGCGTCCGCACCCCGTTCGGCAAGGCGGGCCCGAAGGGCATTTACCACGAGACCCGCGCCGACGACCTGGTCGTCAAGTGCATCCGGGAGCTGCTGCGCCGCAACCCGGACCTGGACCCGGCCCGGATCGACGAGGTCGCCCTCGCCGCCACCACCCAGATCGGCGACCAGGGCCTGACCCTGGGCCGTACCGCCGCCATCCTGGCGGGCCTGCCGCAGTCCGTGCCCGGCTTCTCCGTCGACCGGATGTGCGCCGGCGCGATGACCGCGGTGACCAGCGTCGCCGGCGGGGTGTCCTTCGGCGCGTACGACATCGCCGTCGCCGGCGGTGTCGAGCACATGGGCCGCCACCCCATGGGCGAGGGCGTGGACCCCAACCCGCGCTTCGTGTCGGAGAAGCTGGTCGACCAGTCCGCGCTCTTCATGGGCATGACGGCGGAGAACCTCCACGACCGGCTGCCGCACATCACCAAGCAGCGCGCCGACGAGTACGCGGTGCGCAGCCAGGAGAAGGCCGCGAAGGCGTACGCCGACGGGAAGATCCAGGCCGACCTGGTGCCGATCTCGGTGCGCCGCACCAACGCCGAGGCCGGCGAGACCGGTTGGGGCCTGGCCACCGCCGACGAGCCGATGCGTCCGGGCACGACGCTGGAGAACCTCGCCGGCCTGAAGACCCCGTTCCGGCCGCACGGCCGGGTGACCGCGGGCAACGCCGCCGGCCTCAACGACGGCGCCACCGCCTCGCTGATCGCCGCCGAGGACGTGGCGCGCGAGCTGGGGCTGCCGGTCAAGATGCGCCTCGTCGACTACGCCTTCGCGGGTGTCGAGCCCGAGGTCATGGGCATCGGCCCGGTCCCGGCGACCCAGAAGGCGCTGGCCAAGGCCGGTCTGACGATCGACGACATCGGCCTGTTCGAGATCAACGAGGCGTTCGCCGTCCAGGTGCTCTCGCTGCTCGACCACTACGGCATCGACGACGACGACCCGCGCGTCAACCAGTACGGCGGCGCGATCGCCTTCGGCCACCCGCTGGCGTCGTCCGGTGTGCGTCTGATGACGCAGCTGGCCCGGCAGTTCGAGGAGCAGCCGGAGGTCCGCTACGGCATCACCACCATGTGCGTCGGCTTCGGCATGGGCGGCACGGTTATCTGGGAGAACCCGCACTTCGAGGGGAACAAGTGA
- a CDS encoding 3-hydroxyacyl-CoA dehydrogenase NAD-binding domain-containing protein, translating into MTTTAELLKGAAELFPDEVVTQAHVRHLDLPKGAGRFALITLDNGLDHTKPTTFGPQSLANLNTAIDQVEKEAADGAIVAAGITGKPFIFAVGADLKGVELLKRHADALAIGKGGHDVFKRLSSLAVPTFAYYNGAAMGGGVEVGLHCTYRTVSKALPAFSLPEVFLGLVPGWGGCALLPNLIGADRAVSVIIENSLNQNKQLKGQQVFDLGIADALFEGADFLEQSLHWTAAVLKGDTEVVRPEVDRGEAWDAAVARGKAIADGKVHGAAPAAYRALDIIAAAKNGDLRQGFDAEDQALADLIMGGELRSGIYSFNLVQKRAKRPAGAPDKSLARPVTKVGVVGAGLMASQLALLFARRLEVPVVLTDIDQARIDKGVAYVHGEIDKLLLKGRVNQDKANRLKGLVSGHLDKAAAFGDADFVIEAVFEEMGVKQKVFAEVEAVVPEHAVLATNTSSLSVTEMASKLKHPERVVGFHFFNPVAILPLLEIVRAEKTDDASLATAFAVAKSLKKTAVLVKDAPAFVVNRILTRFMGEIQNVIDEGTPVAVAEKAVEPLGLPMSPLVLLELVGPAIGLHVSETLHGAFPERFTVSPNLKAVVEAGKRGFYVYDSGKPELDPEVAALLQQGDSVLTEEQVRDRVLDAVAQEIGLMLDEGVVAEAQDIDLCLITGAGWPFHLGGITPYLDREGVSERVTGKKFLSPGIASVPV; encoded by the coding sequence GTGACTACTACCGCTGAGCTGTTGAAGGGTGCGGCCGAGCTGTTCCCGGACGAGGTCGTGACGCAGGCGCATGTCCGCCACCTCGACCTCCCCAAGGGCGCCGGCCGGTTCGCGCTGATCACGCTGGACAACGGCCTGGACCACACCAAGCCGACCACCTTCGGCCCGCAGTCGCTGGCGAACCTCAACACCGCCATCGACCAGGTCGAGAAGGAGGCCGCGGACGGCGCGATCGTCGCCGCGGGCATCACCGGCAAGCCGTTCATCTTCGCCGTGGGCGCCGACCTCAAGGGCGTCGAGCTGCTCAAGCGCCACGCGGACGCGCTGGCCATCGGCAAGGGCGGCCACGACGTCTTCAAGCGGCTGTCGTCGCTGGCCGTGCCCACCTTCGCGTACTACAACGGCGCGGCGATGGGCGGCGGTGTCGAGGTCGGTCTGCACTGCACCTACCGCACCGTCTCCAAGGCGCTGCCCGCCTTCTCGCTCCCCGAGGTCTTCCTCGGCCTGGTGCCCGGCTGGGGCGGCTGCGCGCTGCTGCCGAACCTGATCGGCGCGGACCGCGCGGTGAGCGTGATCATCGAGAACTCGCTCAACCAGAACAAGCAGCTCAAGGGCCAGCAGGTCTTCGACCTCGGCATCGCGGACGCGCTCTTCGAGGGCGCGGACTTCCTGGAGCAGTCGCTGCACTGGACCGCCGCCGTCCTCAAGGGCGACACCGAGGTCGTACGGCCCGAGGTCGACCGCGGCGAGGCGTGGGACGCGGCCGTGGCGCGCGGCAAGGCGATCGCGGACGGCAAGGTGCACGGTGCGGCCCCGGCCGCCTACCGGGCGCTGGACATCATCGCGGCGGCCAAGAACGGCGACCTGCGGCAGGGCTTCGACGCCGAGGACCAGGCGCTCGCCGACCTGATCATGGGCGGCGAACTGCGGTCCGGCATCTACTCGTTCAACCTGGTGCAGAAGCGCGCCAAGCGGCCCGCCGGAGCTCCGGACAAGTCGCTGGCCCGTCCCGTCACCAAGGTCGGCGTGGTCGGCGCGGGCCTGATGGCCTCCCAGCTGGCGCTGCTGTTCGCCCGCCGCCTGGAGGTCCCGGTCGTCCTCACGGACATCGACCAGGCCCGGATCGACAAGGGCGTCGCGTACGTCCACGGCGAGATCGACAAGCTGCTGCTCAAGGGCCGGGTCAACCAGGACAAGGCCAACCGCCTCAAGGGCCTGGTCAGCGGTCACCTCGACAAGGCCGCCGCCTTCGGCGACGCGGACTTCGTCATCGAGGCCGTCTTCGAGGAGATGGGCGTCAAGCAGAAGGTGTTCGCGGAGGTCGAGGCCGTGGTGCCGGAGCACGCCGTGCTCGCCACCAACACCTCCTCCCTCTCGGTCACCGAGATGGCGTCGAAGCTCAAGCACCCCGAGCGGGTCGTGGGCTTCCACTTCTTCAACCCGGTGGCGATCCTGCCGCTGCTGGAGATCGTCCGGGCCGAGAAGACCGACGACGCGTCGCTGGCCACCGCCTTCGCGGTCGCCAAGTCGCTGAAGAAGACGGCCGTGCTGGTGAAGGACGCCCCGGCGTTCGTCGTCAACCGCATCCTGACCCGCTTCATGGGCGAGATCCAGAACGTCATCGACGAGGGCACCCCGGTCGCCGTCGCCGAGAAGGCGGTCGAGCCGCTCGGCCTGCCGATGTCGCCGCTCGTCCTCCTGGAGCTGGTCGGCCCGGCGATCGGCCTGCACGTCTCCGAGACGCTGCACGGCGCCTTCCCGGAGCGCTTCACGGTCTCCCCCAACCTGAAGGCGGTCGTCGAGGCCGGCAAGCGCGGCTTCTACGTCTACGACAGCGGGAAGCCGGAGCTGGACCCGGAGGTCGCCGCCCTGCTGCAGCAGGGCGACTCGGTGCTGACCGAGGAGCAGGTCCGCGACCGCGTGCTGGACGCCGTGGCGCAGGAGATCGGCCTGATGCTGGACGAGGGCGTGGTCGCCGAGGCGCAGGACATCGACCTGTGCCTGATCACCGGCGCCGGCTGGCCCTTCCACCTGGGCGGCATCACGCCGTACCTGGACCGTGAGGGCGTCTCCGAGCGGGTGACCGGCAAGAAGTTCCTGTCCCCGGGCATCGCGAGCGTTCCCGTCTAA
- a CDS encoding NTP pyrophosphohydrolase — protein MDSLVIVDAANVVGSVPDGWWRDRRGAARRLRDALAQYAGTGLPGLVAPPLEMVLVVEGAARGVPSAEGVRVVSAYGSGDDRIVQLVAEEGRGRDCLVVTADRGLRERVQALGAAVTGPRTVWGGRGRGEAP, from the coding sequence ATGGACTCCCTGGTCATCGTCGATGCCGCGAATGTGGTCGGCTCGGTGCCCGACGGCTGGTGGCGGGACCGGCGCGGGGCGGCCCGGCGGCTGCGGGACGCGCTCGCGCAGTACGCCGGCACGGGGCTGCCGGGGCTGGTCGCGCCGCCGCTGGAGATGGTCCTCGTGGTGGAGGGCGCGGCGCGCGGCGTGCCGTCCGCCGAGGGCGTGCGGGTGGTGTCCGCGTACGGCAGCGGCGACGACCGGATCGTGCAGCTGGTGGCCGAGGAGGGCCGGGGGCGGGACTGCCTCGTGGTCACCGCGGACCGCGGGCTGCGGGAGCGCGTACAGGCGCTGGGGGCCGCCGTGACGGGCCCCCGGACGGTGTGGGGTGGACGCGGCCGCGGCGAGGCCCCGTAG
- a CDS encoding amino acid permease → MFRTKTVEQSIRDTEEPEHSLKKSLSALDLTVFGVGVVIGTGIFVLTGKIAKEQAGPAVAVSFVVAGVVCALAALCYAEFASTVPVAGSAYTFSYASLGELPAWIIGWDLILELALGCAVVAVGWSGYVRSLLDSAGLHLPSALSGTHGGRFGFDLLACVLVLVLTAVLVFGMKLSSRVTTVVVGIKVAVVLLVVIAGAFFVSGANYQPFVPPSRPAVGGGGLAAPLSQLMFGFTPSDFGIMGIFAAAAVVFFAFIGFDIVATAAEETRVPQRDVPRGILGSLAICTLLYVAVSVVVTGMEKYDRLSVDAPLADAFKHVGHPFFADLISFGAAVGLTSVCMILLLGQSRVFFAMSRDGLLPQVFSRVHPTFGTPHRSTIVLGAVVAVVSGFTSIDVLAELVNIGTLFAFVVVAIGVILLRRSRPDLPRAFRTPLVPLIPVLSVLASLWLMLNLPAETWIRFAIWMAIGFAVYFVYGRGHSRLGARTEDRGPAGARA, encoded by the coding sequence ATGTTCCGCACGAAGACGGTCGAGCAGTCGATCCGGGACACCGAGGAGCCGGAGCACTCGCTCAAGAAGTCCCTCTCGGCGCTCGACCTCACCGTCTTCGGCGTCGGTGTCGTCATCGGCACCGGCATCTTCGTCCTCACCGGAAAGATCGCCAAGGAGCAGGCCGGGCCCGCCGTCGCGGTGTCCTTCGTCGTCGCGGGCGTGGTCTGCGCGCTGGCGGCGCTGTGCTACGCGGAGTTCGCCTCCACCGTCCCGGTCGCCGGGTCGGCCTACACCTTCTCGTACGCGTCACTGGGCGAGCTGCCCGCCTGGATCATCGGCTGGGACCTGATCCTCGAACTCGCCCTGGGCTGCGCGGTGGTCGCCGTCGGCTGGTCCGGCTATGTGCGCTCGCTGCTGGACTCCGCCGGGCTGCACCTGCCGTCCGCACTGTCCGGCACCCATGGCGGGCGGTTCGGCTTCGACCTGCTCGCCTGCGTCCTCGTCCTGGTGCTCACCGCCGTCCTGGTGTTCGGCATGAAGCTGTCCTCCCGGGTGACGACGGTGGTCGTCGGCATCAAGGTCGCCGTCGTCCTGCTGGTCGTCATCGCCGGCGCGTTCTTCGTCTCCGGCGCCAACTACCAGCCGTTCGTCCCGCCGAGCCGGCCGGCCGTGGGCGGCGGCGGACTGGCCGCGCCGCTCTCCCAGCTGATGTTCGGCTTCACCCCCTCCGACTTCGGCATCATGGGCATCTTCGCCGCCGCCGCGGTGGTCTTCTTCGCCTTCATCGGCTTCGACATCGTGGCCACCGCCGCCGAGGAGACCCGGGTCCCGCAGCGCGACGTACCGCGCGGCATCCTCGGCTCGCTGGCCATCTGCACCCTGCTCTACGTCGCCGTGTCCGTCGTCGTCACCGGCATGGAGAAGTACGACCGGCTCTCCGTGGACGCCCCCCTCGCCGACGCCTTCAAGCACGTCGGACACCCGTTCTTCGCCGACCTGATCAGCTTCGGCGCCGCCGTCGGCCTGACCTCGGTCTGCATGATCCTGCTGCTCGGCCAGAGCCGGGTGTTCTTCGCGATGAGCCGCGACGGGCTGCTGCCCCAGGTCTTCTCCCGCGTCCACCCCACATTCGGCACCCCGCACCGCTCCACCATCGTGCTCGGCGCCGTCGTCGCGGTCGTCTCCGGCTTCACCTCCATCGACGTGCTGGCCGAACTCGTCAACATCGGCACGCTCTTCGCCTTCGTGGTCGTCGCCATCGGCGTCATCCTGCTCCGCCGCTCCCGCCCCGACCTGCCGCGCGCCTTCCGCACCCCCCTGGTCCCCCTGATCCCGGTCCTCTCCGTCCTCGCCTCGCTCTGGCTGATGCTCAACCTGCCCGCCGAGACCTGGATCCGGTTCGCGATCTGGATGGCGATCGGCTTCGCCGTCTACTTCGTCTACGGCCGCGGCCACAGCCGCCTCGGCGCCCGCACCGAGGACCGGGGCCCGGCCGGCGCCCGCGCGTAG